ATTATGAACGGCATTGAATTTATACAAGAAAATGGAAAAACGGTAAAGGCAGTCATTGACTTAAGAGTTCATAAAGAACTTTTCGATGAAATTTTTGCTCGCTATCAAGCCGAAAAAACAGCCAATCCAAACTCTACTATTCATACACATTCAGAGGGTACTCTTGCTGAGAACGTATCTGGTTCTCGTGAGGCAATCGCACAAAAAGCCATTGAAGAAGCAAGAACCTATTTGGGAACAAAGCATGTAATGGGAGGTGTTTCAAGAAGTGGTTTAGACTGTTCTGGACTGACACATCTTGCCTTCAAAGAAGCAGGCATAGAACTTTCAAGAGATTCTCGTTCGCAGGCAGTAAGTGGAGTAGATATTTCTATTGACAATGTAGAAGCTGGAGATTTGGTGTTTTTTGCCACAGGAAGCGACCCCAATCGCATTAGCCACGTCGGAATCATTACCAAAACTGGAAATAGCAGAGACGATTTAGAATTTATACACACTTCTACCTCACGAGGCGTAGTGGAAGAACCTTTATTCAGATACGATTATTGGAAAAAAGCCTATCGCCATGCTAGACGTGTGATTAGTCCGTTGGCTTGAAAATTAGCTTAGTAGGAAGCATCTTCAATTTCTATCAAAGACCATTCTTGACCATCAAACTCAAATTTGTATATTACCGAAATACCATTGTCTATGCCTTCCATTTCATAATGAACTACATCTGAACTGATAGGATTTTTTACAAACTCATATTGGTCGTATTCTGATGTTTTATCGTCTTTGAAATCATTGAACTGCCACTTTTTTTCTGAAATGAAATTAATGCTAGTGTCTTCTGTTTCGTCTATGTAGAACGATTTGAGTGGAAACTTTGTGTGCTTGAGTTGAAAAACTGAATCTGTACGGTATTTTTGGAAGAAAGTATCAAAGTCTATTTTTCCACTTTCTTCTTTCTGGATAGAATTTGTTAAAGTGGAATCTGTGACTTTTTTGTTTTCGGAGGTTTCATTTTGGCAAGAGCAAAGGATAAAAAATAAAAATAAAGCAAGGATATGTTTCATAGATAATTTGAACTTTGAATTGTGAGCTTCTGTTTGAGTCTTAAATCTTAAATAGAAATATAATGGTTACAAACAAACAACAAAGATACTGGAAACAGCTTGATAGAGAAATTGACAAAGTTATTCAAAATAAATTTACGGATAGTTTTATGTCAAATGCCAAATGGGTGCGCTTGATAGATGGAATTGTTGAAAATAGTCATTTATTCAAGCGTGTTGAGTTTAGCAAAGTAAACACAGAAAAAAATGGAGTTCTTTATCTTGATGAATACACGACCTATGATTTTGACTATTGGCAGACAGGTTTTGAAGGCTGTAACTCTTTAGGAGGAATTCTTTTGTATAAAGAGATTGAATATCTAAACTTTCCAAAAGAGTTTTTTGACGATAAAAATAAAGTCTGTCAGCAAGATTTGGGTAAGATTAAAGAGATTTTAGATTCCGTAGGGAAATTTATGTTGGAAGTAGATGATAATTATATTAGGTTGATTGCTTATAGATAAACTAACAACTGTTCTCTGAGAATCTACTAAAAAAGTTACCTGTTCGTTAAAGTTCATTAGTACCCCAAGATGTAATTTAGTCAAAATATGAAAACTATCGTTTTATTAACACTGAGTATTTTGTTGTTTGGATGCAGTAAACAAGATAACAATAAAATTAAAGTATTAGATACAGGACTATTTACTA
The genomic region above belongs to Bernardetia sp. and contains:
- a CDS encoding DUF4348 domain-containing protein is translated as MKHILALFLFFILCSCQNETSENKKVTDSTLTNSIQKEESGKIDFDTFFQKYRTDSVFQLKHTKFPLKSFYIDETEDTSINFISEKKWQFNDFKDDKTSEYDQYEFVKNPISSDVVHYEMEGIDNGISVIYKFEFDGQEWSLIEIEDASY
- a CDS encoding C40 family peptidase, with amino-acid sequence MNGIEFIQENGKTVKAVIDLRVHKELFDEIFARYQAEKTANPNSTIHTHSEGTLAENVSGSREAIAQKAIEEARTYLGTKHVMGGVSRSGLDCSGLTHLAFKEAGIELSRDSRSQAVSGVDISIDNVEAGDLVFFATGSDPNRISHVGIITKTGNSRDDLEFIHTSTSRGVVEEPLFRYDYWKKAYRHARRVISPLA